In Cryptomeria japonica chromosome 10, Sugi_1.0, whole genome shotgun sequence, a genomic segment contains:
- the LOC131059861 gene encoding glutamine synthetase nodule isozyme, whose amino-acid sequence MSYSLVTDLINLDLSDCSEKVIAEYIWIGGSGMDIRSKAKTLPGPVSDPKDLPQWNYDGSSTGQAPGKDSEVILYPQAIFRDPFRRGKNILVICDTYTPAGEPIPTNKRAAAAKIFSNPIVAAEETWYGIEQEYTLLQKDVNWPLGWPVGGFPGPQGPYYCSIGADKAYGRDIVDAHYKACLYAGINISGINGEVMPGQWEFQVGPSVGISSGDQVWAARYILERVAEAAGVVVSFDPKPIQGDWNGAGAHTNYSTKSMRTDGGINVIKKAIEKLGLKHKEHIAAYGEGNERRLTGKHETADINTFSWGVANRGASIRVGRDTEREGKGYFEDRRPASNMDPYVVTSMIAETTILWKS is encoded by the exons ATGTCTTACTCTCTGGTGACCGATTTGATCAATTTAGACCTCAGCGATTGCTCCGAGAAGGTTATTGCAGAGTACATATG GATCGGCGGATCAGGCATGGATATCCGCAGCAAGGCCAAA ACCTTGCCGGGACCTGTTTCTGATCCAAAGGATCTCCCTCAATGGAATTATGACGGATCCAGTACCGGACAAGCCCCTGGAAAGGATAGTGAGGTCATTTTGTA CCCTCAAGCTATCTTCAGAGATCCATTCCGTAGAGGAAAAAATATTTTG GTGATCTGTGATACATACACCCCAGCTGGTGAGCCCATCCCCACCAACAAACGGGCAGCTGCTGCCAAAATCTTTAGCAACCCAATTGTCGCTGCCGAGGAAACATG GTATGGGATAGAACAAGAATACACGCTTCTGCAGAAGGATGTGAATTGGCCACTGGGGTGGCCTGTGGGTGGTTTCCCTGGTCCCCAG GGGCCCTACTACTGCTCTATTGGGGCTGATAAAGCCTATGGCCGTGATATTGTGGACGCCCACTACAAGGCATGTCTATACGCTGGCATTAACATCAGCGGTATTAATGGAGAGGTCATGCCTGGTCAG TGGGAATTCCAAGTTGGTCCGTCTGTTGGAATTTCATCAGGCGATCAAGTGTGGGCAGCTAGATACATTCTTGAG AGAGTTGCAGAAGCTGCTGGTGTTGTAGTCTCATTCGACCCCAAACCTATTCAG GGTGATTGGAACGGTGCTGGTGCTCATACAAATTATAG CACAAAATCTATGAGGACCGATGGTGGAatcaatgtgatcaagaaggccatTGAAAAGCTGGGGCTGAAGCACAAGGAGCACATTGCTGCATATGGAGAGGGCAATGAGAGGCGTTTGACTGGCAAACATGAGACAGCAGACATCAACACATTTTCCTGG GGTGTTGCTAATCGTGGGGCATCTATCCGGGTTGGTCGTGACACGGAACGAGAGGGCAAAG GTTACTTTGAAGACCGTAGGCCAGCTTCAAACATGGACCCCTATGTTGTTACATCCATGATTGCCGAGACTACCATACTTTGGAAGTCTTAA